In the Hordeum vulgare subsp. vulgare chromosome 7H, MorexV3_pseudomolecules_assembly, whole genome shotgun sequence genome, one interval contains:
- the LOC123409545 gene encoding pentatricopeptide repeat-containing protein At2g22410, mitochondrial-like: protein MNPCHVLELLQQCRSIRHLDQLHAHLLAHGPSAVASVVPQLVASYCALSGRAGDVALCHARRMFDRVPDPDRFAYNSLIRAYSNSGCPQEALCLHRDVLRRGILPNEFTLPFVLKACSRARAAEHALATHGVAIKLGYVRQVFVGNALLHSSASAGSLRDSRRLFAEMAPHRNVVSWNTMIGGCAQAGETSEACALFREMRRQGVLADVFTFVSLLLVCSKEGNLEVGRLVHCHMLASGSRVDLILGNALVDMYGKCGDLWMAHRCFDVMPIKNVVSWTSMLCALAKHGSVDAARDWFEQMPERNIISWNAMISCYVQGGRFPETLGLYNRMKSLGLTPDEVTLAGVLSVHGQNGDLASGRMIHCYIQDSFSDPGVTVLNSLIDMYARCGQVDTSISLFTEMPNKNTISWNVIIGALAMHGRAQEAVMFFRAMVSDAFSPDEITFVGLLSACSHGGLLEDGQYYFKAMRHIYNVKPEVEHYACMVDLLGRHGHLAKAVDLIKDMPMKPDVVVWGALIGACRIHGHVEIGKLAIKQLLELEGINGGLFVLISNLLYETRQWEDMKRLRKLMRDRGTKKDMGVSSIEINNSIHEFGVEDIRHESSSQIYAAVDQLAYHLVSLHVLAVQPVELIIEE, encoded by the coding sequence ATGAACCCCTGCCATGTCCTTGAGCTCCTGCAACAGTGCCGCTCCATCCGGCACCTCGACCAGCTCCACGCCCACCTCCTCGCCCACGGCCCATCCGCCGTGGCCTCCGTCGTCCCCCAGCTTGTCGCCTCCTACTGCGCGCTGTCCGGTCGCGCCGGAGACGTCGCACTCTGCCACGCCCGCCGCATGTTCGACAGAGTTCCCGACCCGGACAGGTTCGCGTACAACAGCCTTATCAGGGCGTACTCCAACAGCGGCTGCCCCCAGGAGGCGCTCTGCCTGCACCGCGACGTCCTCCGGCGCGGCATCCTGCCGAACGAGTTCACGCTGCCTTTTGTGCTCAAGGCGTGTTCCAGGGCGCGGGCCGCAGAGCACGCGCTTGCCACCCATGGAGTGGCTATCAAGCTGGGGTATGTGCGGCAGGTGTTCGTGGGGAACGCGCTTCTGCACTCATCTGCGTCGGCCGGGTCGCTGCGGGACTCACGGCGGCTCTTTGCTGAGATGGCGCCGCACAGGAATGTCGTGTCGTGGAACACGATGATTGGAGGATGTGCACAGGCCGGGGAGACCAGCGAGGCGTGCGCCTTGTTTCGAGAGATGAGGCGCCAAGGAGTGTTGGCCGATGTGTTCACGTTCGTCAGCCTGCTTCTCGTTTGCTCGAAAGAGGGAAATCTTGAGGTTGGTCGGCTCGTGCATTGTCATATGTTGGCTAGTGGATCCCGGGTAGATCTGATTCTTGGCAATGCACTGGTAGACATGTACGGCAAATGCGGGGATCTGTGGATGGCTCATAGATGCTTTGACGTGATGCCCATAAAGAATGTCGTTTCATGGACTTCCATGCTTTGTGCCCTGGCAAAACATGGCTCGGTTGATGCTGCAAGAGATTGGTTTGAGCAGATGCCGGAGAGGAACATAATCTCCTGGAATGCCATGATCTCTTGCTATGTTCAAGGTGGCCGATTCCCTGAAACCTTGGGTCTTTATAACCGTATGAAATCTCTAGGTCTCACTCCAGATGAGGTTACCTTGGCTGGTGTCCTCTCTGTCCATGGACAAAATGGTGATTTGGCCTCTGGAAGGATGATACACTGCTATATTCAGGACAGCTTTAGTGATCCTGGTGTCACTGTACTTAATTCACTTATTGATATGTATGCAAGATGTGGTCAGGTAGACACATCCATAAGCCTGTTCACTGAGATGCCCAATAAAAACACTATCTCTTggaatgtgattattggagcactAGCCATGCATGGCCGTGCACAAGAGGCAGTCATGTTCTTCAGAGCTATGGTATCTGATGCCTTCTCCCCTGATGAGATCACATTTGTCGGTCTTCTTTCTGCATGCAGTCATGGTGGTCTACTAGAAGATGGACAGTACTACTTCAAAGCCATGAGACATATTTATAATGTTAAGCCTGAAGTTGAGCACTATGCTTGCATGGTTGATCTGCTTGGTCGGCATGGCCATCTTGCAAAAGCTGTTGATCTAATAAAAGATATGCCAATGAAGCCTGACGTTGTGGTTTGGGGTGCTTTAATTGGAGCCTGCAGGATCCATGGCCATGTAGAGATCGGCAAGCTAGCTATCAAACAACTGCTTGAGCTGGAGGGAATCAATGGAGGCTTGTTTGTCCTAATTTCTAATTTGTTGTATGAAACTCGCCAGTGGGAGGACATGAAAAGGCTCCGGAAGCTAATGAGAGATCGGGGAACAAAAAAGGATATGGGTGTTAGTTCAATTGAAATAAATAACAGCATACATGAATTTGGAGTGGAAGACATCAGACATGAAAGCTCAAGTCAGATATACGCGGCAGTTGATCAGTTGGCGTATCATTTAGTCTCTCTGCATGTCCTGGCTGTGCAGCCTGTAGAACTCATCATTGAAGAGTGA